One segment of Hippopotamus amphibius kiboko isolate mHipAmp2 chromosome 2, mHipAmp2.hap2, whole genome shotgun sequence DNA contains the following:
- the NKX3-1 gene encoding homeobox protein Nkx-3.1 yields the protein MLRTPEPRPGEAGVASCSHRAAPPTQSKPLTSFLIQDILRDGADPRGGHAGSPQSPRQPDPGRGPEPEPEGGRGGAGAPEDQPSARPRVGRGEAEQAAETEPDRHFETYLLDCENTPGILPSPPPAPKQPQKRSRAAFSHTQVIELERKFSHQKYLSAPERAHLAKNLKLTETQVKIWFQNRRYKTKRKQLTSDLGDLEKHPSLPALKEEGFSRGSLISMHSTYPYYPYLYCLTGWSPAFW from the exons ATGCTTCGGACTCCCGAGCCACGGccgggggaggcgggggtggcTAGCTGCAGCCACCGGGCCGCGCCGCCCACCCAGTCCAAGCCGCTCACCTCCTTCCTTATCCAGGACATCCTGCGGGACGGCGCTGATCCGCGCGGAGGTCACGCGGGCAGCCCGCAGTCCCCGCGCCAGCCCGACCCGGGGCGAGGCCCTGAGCCGGAGCCCGAGGGAGGAAGAGGCGGCGCCGGGGCGCCGGAGGACCAGCCAAGCGCCCGGCCCCGCGTCGGGCGCGGGGAGGCCGAGCAGGCAGCGGAGACCGAGCCAG ATAGGCACTTTGAGACTTATCTGCTGGACTGTGAAAACACTCCGGGCATCTTACCCagcccacctccagcccccaagCAGCCACAGAAGCGCTCCCGTGCTGCCTTCTCGCACACTCAGGTCATTGAGTTGGAGAGGAAGTTCAGCCACCAGAAGTATCTGTCAGCCCCCGAAAGGGCTCACCTGGCCAAGAACCTCAAGCTCACAGAGACCCAAGTGAAAATATGGTTCCAGAACAGACGCTATAAGACCAAGAGGAAGCAGCTCACCTCGGACCTGGGGGACCTGGAGAAGCATCCTTCCTTGCCAGCTCTGAAAGAGGAGGGCTTCTCTCGGGGCTCCCTCATCTCCATGCATAGCACCTACCCTTACTACCCCTACCTTTACTGCTTGACAGGCTGGAGCCCAGCTTTCTGGTAA